The following proteins are encoded in a genomic region of Tenacibaculum sp. 190524A05c:
- a CDS encoding L-dopachrome tautomerase-related protein has product MKNLITIVVFALTIFMCKSPDKKEKNAITNKDQSVEKSDNILQIVAEFESRPGNVAVSSDGRIFTTMHPLDNSSFQLLEIVDNSKHPFPNEDYQKNGGEANDSKIDTPLGIRIDKNNVLWIIDMGQNLGMTRLFAFDISSRKEIFRFDFPEGITPKGSFIQDLAVDEKNGWVYLADIANPGILAVDTKNKTVRRFAHESVQSEDIDMIINNNVINFGGAPARVAVNPITMSNDRNTLFYGAMNGTKWYSVSAELFREGKEDEEISEAIQVVGKKPISDGAATDSKGNHYFTNLQEHGIDILTASGELKPLIRDASIDWADNVAVSNDGWLYIVINQLYKAPAFTGAEDLGQKPYYIKKIKL; this is encoded by the coding sequence ATGAAAAACCTAATTACAATTGTTGTATTTGCGCTAACCATTTTCATGTGCAAATCACCCGATAAAAAAGAGAAAAACGCTATAACGAATAAAGATCAAAGTGTTGAAAAGAGTGATAACATTTTACAAATAGTTGCAGAATTTGAGAGTCGTCCTGGAAATGTTGCTGTAAGTAGTGATGGAAGAATATTTACTACCATGCATCCACTTGATAATTCTTCATTTCAATTATTAGAAATAGTTGATAATTCTAAACACCCATTTCCAAATGAAGATTATCAGAAAAATGGAGGAGAAGCTAATGATAGTAAGATTGATACTCCTTTAGGAATTCGAATTGATAAAAATAATGTCTTATGGATAATTGATATGGGTCAGAATTTGGGAATGACGCGCTTATTTGCTTTTGATATTTCGTCAAGAAAAGAAATTTTTAGATTTGATTTTCCTGAGGGTATTACACCAAAAGGAAGTTTTATTCAAGATTTAGCTGTTGACGAAAAAAATGGTTGGGTTTATCTTGCAGATATTGCTAATCCTGGAATTTTAGCTGTTGATACAAAAAATAAAACTGTAAGACGTTTTGCTCACGAATCTGTTCAATCAGAAGATATTGATATGATTATTAATAATAATGTTATCAATTTCGGTGGGGCACCTGCACGAGTTGCTGTTAATCCAATTACAATGAGTAACGATAGAAATACACTTTTTTATGGAGCTATGAATGGAACCAAATGGTACAGTGTCTCAGCTGAATTGTTTAGAGAAGGAAAAGAGGATGAAGAAATTTCAGAAGCAATTCAAGTAGTAGGAAAAAAGCCTATTTCAGATGGTGCTGCAACAGATTCAAAAGGTAATCACTACTTTACTAATTTACAAGAACATGGAATTGATATTCTAACAGCATCGGGCGAGCTAAAGCCTTTAATAAGAGATGCATCTATTGATTGGGCTGATAATGTTGCTGTAAGTAATGATGGTTGGTTATATATAGTAATAAATCAACTTTATAAAGCTCCGGCTTTTACAGGAGCCGAGGATTTAGGACAAAAACCATATTATATAAAAAAGATTAAACTTTAA